A single window of Maylandia zebra isolate NMK-2024a linkage group LG2, Mzebra_GT3a, whole genome shotgun sequence DNA harbors:
- the LOC101479214 gene encoding sodium/potassium/calcium exchanger 3 isoform X2, translated as MKAPRRPRQTRLLRRFCVCGVGLFAAAWIFHFCDVTDYHRPTVDHSSSLFKRELIQQKEDNQTGGASRSAISEFPEDVFTVDQRRQGAVLLHVLCAIYMFHALAIVCDVYFVPSLEKVSENLQLSQDVAGATFMAAGSSAPELFTSLIAVFITKGDVGVGTIVGSAVFNILVIIGICGIFAGQPIALSWWPLFRDAVFYILSIVVLILVIYDEKVLWWETIILISMYGLYIIIMKFNRSLCCLVERHCSRAGQPCLSGLRRTTAVGNAGDGDNDMVPLKPDSCVVAGQDSGVVMVDELLNSHPHQLTLSERQRLIRARVGPEEGAASGEEGSGASGPWGRENGTAPEGERQPPEGELERGKETVGETCGGGQPKEQEEEEEEQEDQDEENVPFKPFVLPDGWCVRLKWLLSWPVSVLLYCTIPDCNLPRWERWYLLTFLSSTLWIAFFSYLMVWMVTIISYTFGIPDVIMGITFLAAGTSVPDCMASLIVARQGMGDMAVSNSIGSNIFDVLLGLGFPWALRTLIVSYGSVVTINSKGLVYSVILLLASVTLTVLCVHMNHWRLDRRLGVCLLLLYAVFLLCSVGFEQL; from the exons ATGAAGGCTCCGAGAAGACCGAGGCAGACGCGCCTCCTCCGGCGTTTCTGCGTCTGTGGAGTCGGTCTGTTCGCAGCCGCCTGGATCTTTCACTTCTGTGATGTTACAG ACTACCATAGACCAACTGTGGATCACAGCAGCTCCTTATTCAAGAGGGAGCTCATCCAGCAAAAAGAAGACAACCAGACTGGGGGTGCTTCTAGATCTG CTATCAGTGAGTTTCCTGAAGACGTCTTTACTGTGGATCAAAGGAGACAGGGTGCAGTCCTCCTTCATGTTCTCTGT GCTATCTACATGTTTCACGCACTGGCCATTGTCTGTGATGTTTACTTTGTGCCATCACTGGAAAAAGTGTCAGAG AACCTTCAGCTCAGTCAGGATGTTGCCGGGGCAACCTTCATGGCAGCTGGGAGCTCCGCCCCTGAGCTCTTCACTTCTTTGATTG CCGTGTTTATCACAAAGGGTGACGTGGGCGTGGGAACTATTGTGGGATCAGCTGTCTTTAACATCCTGGTTATCATCGGCATCTGTGGCATCTTTGCAGGACAG CCCATTGCTCTGAGCTGGTGGCCTCTGTTCCGTGATGCTGTTTTCTACATCCTCTCCATAGTGGTGCTTATTCTG gtgaTCTATGATGAAAAAGTCCTGTG GTGGGAGACCATCATCCTGATCTCTATGTATGGACTCTATATAATCATCATGAA GTTTAACAGATCTCTGTGCTGCTTGGTGGAGAGACACTGCAGCAGGGCAGGTCAGCCGTGTCTGAGCGGTCTGCGACGGACGACTGCTGTCGGAAACGCCGGAGACGGCGACAATGACATGGTGCCGCTGAAACCAG ACTCATGTGTGGTGGCCGGTCAGGATTCAGGGGTCGTGATGGTGGATGAGCTACTGAACTCGCACCCCCATCAACTCACTCTGTCAGAG AGGCAAAGGCTGATTCGGGCTCGGGTTGGCCCAGAGGAAGGGGCAGCTTCAGGGGAGGAAGGTTCGGGAGCCAGTGGGCCTTGGGGGAGAGAGAATGGGACGGCACCTGAGGGAGAGAGACAGCCACCAGAGGGAGAGTTGGAAAGGGGTAAAGAGACAGTAGGGGAGACATGTGGGGGAGGACAGCCcaaggagcaagaggaagaggaggaggagcaagaggaccAAGATGAAGAGAATGTTCCTTTCAAACCGTTTGTCCTGCCAG ATGGGTGGTGTGTGCGTCTGAAGTGGCTGCTCTCCTGGCCTGTGAGCGTCCTGCTTTACTGCACCATCCCTGACTGTAACCTGCCGCGGTGGGAGCGCTGGTACCTGCTCACCTTCCTGTCCTCCACACTCTGGATAGCCTTCTTCTCCTACCTCATGGTCTGGATG GTGACAATAATCAGCTATACATTTGGAATCCCAGATGTGATCATGGGCATCACTTTCCTGGCTGCTGGCACGAGTGTCCCTGACTGCATGGCCAGTCTCATTGTCGCCCGACaag GGATGGGCGACATGGCTGTGTCCAACTCCATTGGCAGTAATATCTTTGATGTGCTGCTGGGTCTGGGCTTTCCCTGGGCGCTGAGGACTCTTATAGTCAGCTATGGATCAGTG GTGACGATAAACAGCAAAGGCCTGGTGTACTCAGTGATTCTGCTTCTGGCCTCAGTCACGCTTACT GTCCTCTGTGTCCATATGAACCACTGGAGGCTGGACCGCAGGCTGGGAGTCTGCCTCCTGCTGCTGTACGCTGTCTTCCTGCTCTGCTCCGTCGGTTTCGAACAGCTTTAG
- the LOC101479214 gene encoding sodium/potassium/calcium exchanger 3 isoform X1, with translation MKAPRRPRQTRLLRRFCVCGVGLFAAAWIFHFCDVTDYHRPTVDHSSSLFKRELIQQKEDNQTGGASRSAISEFPEDVFTVDQRRQGAVLLHVLCAIYMFHALAIVCDVYFVPSLEKVSENLQLSQDVAGATFMAAGSSAPELFTSLIAVFITKGDVGVGTIVGSAVFNILVIIGICGIFAGQPIALSWWPLFRDAVFYILSIVVLILVIYDEKVLWWETIILISMYGLYIIIMKFNRSLCCLVERHCSRAGQPCLSGLRRTTAVGNAGDGDNDMVPLKPDSCVVAGQDSGVVMVDELLNSHPHQLTLSEASLRLLITPHFPPFTCLRMAGRMVISERQRLIRARVGPEEGAASGEEGSGASGPWGRENGTAPEGERQPPEGELERGKETVGETCGGGQPKEQEEEEEEQEDQDEENVPFKPFVLPDGWCVRLKWLLSWPVSVLLYCTIPDCNLPRWERWYLLTFLSSTLWIAFFSYLMVWMVTIISYTFGIPDVIMGITFLAAGTSVPDCMASLIVARQGMGDMAVSNSIGSNIFDVLLGLGFPWALRTLIVSYGSVVTINSKGLVYSVILLLASVTLTVLCVHMNHWRLDRRLGVCLLLLYAVFLLCSVGFEQL, from the exons ATGAAGGCTCCGAGAAGACCGAGGCAGACGCGCCTCCTCCGGCGTTTCTGCGTCTGTGGAGTCGGTCTGTTCGCAGCCGCCTGGATCTTTCACTTCTGTGATGTTACAG ACTACCATAGACCAACTGTGGATCACAGCAGCTCCTTATTCAAGAGGGAGCTCATCCAGCAAAAAGAAGACAACCAGACTGGGGGTGCTTCTAGATCTG CTATCAGTGAGTTTCCTGAAGACGTCTTTACTGTGGATCAAAGGAGACAGGGTGCAGTCCTCCTTCATGTTCTCTGT GCTATCTACATGTTTCACGCACTGGCCATTGTCTGTGATGTTTACTTTGTGCCATCACTGGAAAAAGTGTCAGAG AACCTTCAGCTCAGTCAGGATGTTGCCGGGGCAACCTTCATGGCAGCTGGGAGCTCCGCCCCTGAGCTCTTCACTTCTTTGATTG CCGTGTTTATCACAAAGGGTGACGTGGGCGTGGGAACTATTGTGGGATCAGCTGTCTTTAACATCCTGGTTATCATCGGCATCTGTGGCATCTTTGCAGGACAG CCCATTGCTCTGAGCTGGTGGCCTCTGTTCCGTGATGCTGTTTTCTACATCCTCTCCATAGTGGTGCTTATTCTG gtgaTCTATGATGAAAAAGTCCTGTG GTGGGAGACCATCATCCTGATCTCTATGTATGGACTCTATATAATCATCATGAA GTTTAACAGATCTCTGTGCTGCTTGGTGGAGAGACACTGCAGCAGGGCAGGTCAGCCGTGTCTGAGCGGTCTGCGACGGACGACTGCTGTCGGAAACGCCGGAGACGGCGACAATGACATGGTGCCGCTGAAACCAG ACTCATGTGTGGTGGCCGGTCAGGATTCAGGGGTCGTGATGGTGGATGAGCTACTGAACTCGCACCCCCATCAACTCACTCTGTCAGAGGCAAGCCTCCGTCTTCTCATCACCCCGCATTTCCCCCCCTTCACCTGCCTGCGCATGGCAGGACGCATGGTCATCAGCGAG AGGCAAAGGCTGATTCGGGCTCGGGTTGGCCCAGAGGAAGGGGCAGCTTCAGGGGAGGAAGGTTCGGGAGCCAGTGGGCCTTGGGGGAGAGAGAATGGGACGGCACCTGAGGGAGAGAGACAGCCACCAGAGGGAGAGTTGGAAAGGGGTAAAGAGACAGTAGGGGAGACATGTGGGGGAGGACAGCCcaaggagcaagaggaagaggaggaggagcaagaggaccAAGATGAAGAGAATGTTCCTTTCAAACCGTTTGTCCTGCCAG ATGGGTGGTGTGTGCGTCTGAAGTGGCTGCTCTCCTGGCCTGTGAGCGTCCTGCTTTACTGCACCATCCCTGACTGTAACCTGCCGCGGTGGGAGCGCTGGTACCTGCTCACCTTCCTGTCCTCCACACTCTGGATAGCCTTCTTCTCCTACCTCATGGTCTGGATG GTGACAATAATCAGCTATACATTTGGAATCCCAGATGTGATCATGGGCATCACTTTCCTGGCTGCTGGCACGAGTGTCCCTGACTGCATGGCCAGTCTCATTGTCGCCCGACaag GGATGGGCGACATGGCTGTGTCCAACTCCATTGGCAGTAATATCTTTGATGTGCTGCTGGGTCTGGGCTTTCCCTGGGCGCTGAGGACTCTTATAGTCAGCTATGGATCAGTG GTGACGATAAACAGCAAAGGCCTGGTGTACTCAGTGATTCTGCTTCTGGCCTCAGTCACGCTTACT GTCCTCTGTGTCCATATGAACCACTGGAGGCTGGACCGCAGGCTGGGAGTCTGCCTCCTGCTGCTGTACGCTGTCTTCCTGCTCTGCTCCGTCGGTTTCGAACAGCTTTAG
- the dpf2l gene encoding zinc finger protein ubi-d4 isoform X3, with the protein MAAAVDSVVKVLGEQYYRDAMEQCHNYNARLCAERSILMPFLDSQTGVAQSNCYIWMEKRHRSAGVAPGQLYTYPARRWRKKRRSHPPEDPRLAFPPIKPADLELGLKRDALGAVDGSSLEALLKGEPLDRRSGVADVRGPEDDPATVEPPVTSTTTTSSGRIRKRVLDHDDYLDDLDDEDFEDETPKRRGKSKSKGRSDKNGKKKTEAAAAALEERDKPYACDICGKRYKNRPGLSYHYTHSHLAEEEGEDREEIEAPPTPRQPEEQKTTKKGPNGLALPNDYCDFCLGDSTLNQKTGQSEELVSCSDCGRSGHPTCLQFTPVMMAAVKTYRWQCIECKCCNVCGTSENDDQLLFCDDCDRGYHMYCLTPPMTEPPEGSWSCHLCLALLKDKASIYQQNQSSAPE; encoded by the exons ATGGCGGCGGCCGTCGACAGTGTTGTTAAAGT GCTTGGAGAGCAGTATTACAGAGATGCCATGGAGCAGTGTCATAATTATAATGCTCGTCTGTGTGCCGAGCGCAGCATCCTTATGCCTTTCCTGGACTCTCAGACTGGTGTAGCCCAGTCAAACTGTTACATCTGGATGGAGAAGAGACACCGAAGTGCAG GCGTAGCTCCAGGGCAGCTCTACACCTACCCAGCCCGTCGCTGGAGAAAGAAACGGCGTTCTCATCCCCCTGAGGATCCCCGTCTGGCCTTTCCCCCAATCAAACCAG CAGACTTGGAGCTGGGTCTGAAGCGCGATGCCTTGGGAGCAGTGGATGGCAGCAGTTTGGAGGCCCTGCTGAAAGGAGAGCCCCTTGACAGGAGGAGCGGTGTGGCAGATGTTCGAGGCCCTGAGGATGATCCGGCTACCGTGGAGCCTCCTGTGACATCAACGACCACCACATCCTCTGGGCGCATCCGTAAG AGAGTGCTGGACCATGATGACTACCTGGATGATCTGGATGACGAAGACTTTGAGGATGAGACCCCCAAGAGGCGAGGGAAGAGCAAGTCCAAG GGCCGCAGTGACAAGAATGGCAAGAAGAAAACGGAGGCCGCAGCTGCAGCGCTGGAGGAAAGGGATAAACCTTACGCCTGCGACA tttgTGGGAAGCGCTACAAGAACCGTCCTGGCCTGAGCTACCACTATACACACTCTCACCTGGCAGAGGAGGAGGGCGAGGACCGCGAGGAGATCGAGGCACCACCCACTCCTCGCCAGCCTGAGGAGCAGAAGA CTACTAAGAAGGGTCCCAATGGGCTGGCACTGCCCAACGATTACTGTGACTTCTGTCTGGGAGATTCCACCCTAAACCAGAAGACCGGCCAATCAGAAGAGTTGGTATCCTGTTCAGACTGCGGTCGCTCAG GCCACCCAACGTGCCTGCAGTTCACACCAGTGATGATGGCTGCGGTGAAGACCTATCGCTGGCAGTGCATCGAGTGCAAATGCTGCAATGTTTGTGGCACCTCCGAGAATGAt gACCAGCTGCTGTTCTGTGATGACTGTGATCGAGGCTACCACATGTACTGTCTAACTCCACCCATGACTGAACCACCAGAGG GGAGCTGGAGCTGCCACCTGTGCCTGGCTCTGCTGAAGGACAAAGCCTCCATATACCAGCAAAACCAGAGCTCCGCCCCTGAGTGA
- the dpf2l gene encoding zinc finger protein ubi-d4 isoform X4: MAAAVDSVVKVLGEQYYRDAMEQCHNYNARLCAERSILMPFLDSQTGVAQSNCYIWMEKRHRSAGVAPGQLYTYPARRWRKKRRSHPPEDPRLAFPPIKPDLELGLKRDALGAVDGSSLEALLKGEPLDRRSGVADVRGPEDDPATVEPPVTSTTTTSSGRIRKRVLDHDDYLDDLDDEDFEDETPKRRGKSKSKGRSDKNGKKKTEAAAAALEERDKPYACDICGKRYKNRPGLSYHYTHSHLAEEEGEDREEIEAPPTPRQPEEQKTTKKGPNGLALPNDYCDFCLGDSTLNQKTGQSEELVSCSDCGRSGHPTCLQFTPVMMAAVKTYRWQCIECKCCNVCGTSENDDQLLFCDDCDRGYHMYCLTPPMTEPPEGSWSCHLCLALLKDKASIYQQNQSSAPE; encoded by the exons ATGGCGGCGGCCGTCGACAGTGTTGTTAAAGT GCTTGGAGAGCAGTATTACAGAGATGCCATGGAGCAGTGTCATAATTATAATGCTCGTCTGTGTGCCGAGCGCAGCATCCTTATGCCTTTCCTGGACTCTCAGACTGGTGTAGCCCAGTCAAACTGTTACATCTGGATGGAGAAGAGACACCGAAGTGCAG GCGTAGCTCCAGGGCAGCTCTACACCTACCCAGCCCGTCGCTGGAGAAAGAAACGGCGTTCTCATCCCCCTGAGGATCCCCGTCTGGCCTTTCCCCCAATCAAACCAG ACTTGGAGCTGGGTCTGAAGCGCGATGCCTTGGGAGCAGTGGATGGCAGCAGTTTGGAGGCCCTGCTGAAAGGAGAGCCCCTTGACAGGAGGAGCGGTGTGGCAGATGTTCGAGGCCCTGAGGATGATCCGGCTACCGTGGAGCCTCCTGTGACATCAACGACCACCACATCCTCTGGGCGCATCCGTAAG AGAGTGCTGGACCATGATGACTACCTGGATGATCTGGATGACGAAGACTTTGAGGATGAGACCCCCAAGAGGCGAGGGAAGAGCAAGTCCAAG GGCCGCAGTGACAAGAATGGCAAGAAGAAAACGGAGGCCGCAGCTGCAGCGCTGGAGGAAAGGGATAAACCTTACGCCTGCGACA tttgTGGGAAGCGCTACAAGAACCGTCCTGGCCTGAGCTACCACTATACACACTCTCACCTGGCAGAGGAGGAGGGCGAGGACCGCGAGGAGATCGAGGCACCACCCACTCCTCGCCAGCCTGAGGAGCAGAAGA CTACTAAGAAGGGTCCCAATGGGCTGGCACTGCCCAACGATTACTGTGACTTCTGTCTGGGAGATTCCACCCTAAACCAGAAGACCGGCCAATCAGAAGAGTTGGTATCCTGTTCAGACTGCGGTCGCTCAG GCCACCCAACGTGCCTGCAGTTCACACCAGTGATGATGGCTGCGGTGAAGACCTATCGCTGGCAGTGCATCGAGTGCAAATGCTGCAATGTTTGTGGCACCTCCGAGAATGAt gACCAGCTGCTGTTCTGTGATGACTGTGATCGAGGCTACCACATGTACTGTCTAACTCCACCCATGACTGAACCACCAGAGG GGAGCTGGAGCTGCCACCTGTGCCTGGCTCTGCTGAAGGACAAAGCCTCCATATACCAGCAAAACCAGAGCTCCGCCCCTGAGTGA
- the dpf2l gene encoding zinc finger protein ubi-d4 isoform X2, giving the protein MLSAQMKLGLVWCRPLGEQYYRDAMEQCHNYNARLCAERSILMPFLDSQTGVAQSNCYIWMEKRHRSAGVAPGQLYTYPARRWRKKRRSHPPEDPRLAFPPIKPDLELGLKRDALGAVDGSSLEALLKGEPLDRRSGVADVRGPEDDPATVEPPVTSTTTTSSGRIRKRVLDHDDYLDDLDDEDFEDETPKRRGKSKSKGRSDKNGKKKTEAAAAALEERDKPYACDICGKRYKNRPGLSYHYTHSHLAEEEGEDREEIEAPPTPRQPEEQKTTKKGPNGLALPNDYCDFCLGDSTLNQKTGQSEELVSCSDCGRSGHPTCLQFTPVMMAAVKTYRWQCIECKCCNVCGTSENDDQLLFCDDCDRGYHMYCLTPPMTEPPEGSWSCHLCLALLKDKASIYQQNQSSAPE; this is encoded by the exons ATGCTGAGTGCTCAAATGAAACTAGGCTTGGTTTGGTGTCGCCC GCTTGGAGAGCAGTATTACAGAGATGCCATGGAGCAGTGTCATAATTATAATGCTCGTCTGTGTGCCGAGCGCAGCATCCTTATGCCTTTCCTGGACTCTCAGACTGGTGTAGCCCAGTCAAACTGTTACATCTGGATGGAGAAGAGACACCGAAGTGCAG GCGTAGCTCCAGGGCAGCTCTACACCTACCCAGCCCGTCGCTGGAGAAAGAAACGGCGTTCTCATCCCCCTGAGGATCCCCGTCTGGCCTTTCCCCCAATCAAACCAG ACTTGGAGCTGGGTCTGAAGCGCGATGCCTTGGGAGCAGTGGATGGCAGCAGTTTGGAGGCCCTGCTGAAAGGAGAGCCCCTTGACAGGAGGAGCGGTGTGGCAGATGTTCGAGGCCCTGAGGATGATCCGGCTACCGTGGAGCCTCCTGTGACATCAACGACCACCACATCCTCTGGGCGCATCCGTAAG AGAGTGCTGGACCATGATGACTACCTGGATGATCTGGATGACGAAGACTTTGAGGATGAGACCCCCAAGAGGCGAGGGAAGAGCAAGTCCAAG GGCCGCAGTGACAAGAATGGCAAGAAGAAAACGGAGGCCGCAGCTGCAGCGCTGGAGGAAAGGGATAAACCTTACGCCTGCGACA tttgTGGGAAGCGCTACAAGAACCGTCCTGGCCTGAGCTACCACTATACACACTCTCACCTGGCAGAGGAGGAGGGCGAGGACCGCGAGGAGATCGAGGCACCACCCACTCCTCGCCAGCCTGAGGAGCAGAAGA CTACTAAGAAGGGTCCCAATGGGCTGGCACTGCCCAACGATTACTGTGACTTCTGTCTGGGAGATTCCACCCTAAACCAGAAGACCGGCCAATCAGAAGAGTTGGTATCCTGTTCAGACTGCGGTCGCTCAG GCCACCCAACGTGCCTGCAGTTCACACCAGTGATGATGGCTGCGGTGAAGACCTATCGCTGGCAGTGCATCGAGTGCAAATGCTGCAATGTTTGTGGCACCTCCGAGAATGAt gACCAGCTGCTGTTCTGTGATGACTGTGATCGAGGCTACCACATGTACTGTCTAACTCCACCCATGACTGAACCACCAGAGG GGAGCTGGAGCTGCCACCTGTGCCTGGCTCTGCTGAAGGACAAAGCCTCCATATACCAGCAAAACCAGAGCTCCGCCCCTGAGTGA
- the dpf2l gene encoding zinc finger protein ubi-d4 isoform X1, whose amino-acid sequence MLSAQMKLGLVWCRPLGEQYYRDAMEQCHNYNARLCAERSILMPFLDSQTGVAQSNCYIWMEKRHRSAGVAPGQLYTYPARRWRKKRRSHPPEDPRLAFPPIKPADLELGLKRDALGAVDGSSLEALLKGEPLDRRSGVADVRGPEDDPATVEPPVTSTTTTSSGRIRKRVLDHDDYLDDLDDEDFEDETPKRRGKSKSKGRSDKNGKKKTEAAAAALEERDKPYACDICGKRYKNRPGLSYHYTHSHLAEEEGEDREEIEAPPTPRQPEEQKTTKKGPNGLALPNDYCDFCLGDSTLNQKTGQSEELVSCSDCGRSGHPTCLQFTPVMMAAVKTYRWQCIECKCCNVCGTSENDDQLLFCDDCDRGYHMYCLTPPMTEPPEGSWSCHLCLALLKDKASIYQQNQSSAPE is encoded by the exons ATGCTGAGTGCTCAAATGAAACTAGGCTTGGTTTGGTGTCGCCC GCTTGGAGAGCAGTATTACAGAGATGCCATGGAGCAGTGTCATAATTATAATGCTCGTCTGTGTGCCGAGCGCAGCATCCTTATGCCTTTCCTGGACTCTCAGACTGGTGTAGCCCAGTCAAACTGTTACATCTGGATGGAGAAGAGACACCGAAGTGCAG GCGTAGCTCCAGGGCAGCTCTACACCTACCCAGCCCGTCGCTGGAGAAAGAAACGGCGTTCTCATCCCCCTGAGGATCCCCGTCTGGCCTTTCCCCCAATCAAACCAG CAGACTTGGAGCTGGGTCTGAAGCGCGATGCCTTGGGAGCAGTGGATGGCAGCAGTTTGGAGGCCCTGCTGAAAGGAGAGCCCCTTGACAGGAGGAGCGGTGTGGCAGATGTTCGAGGCCCTGAGGATGATCCGGCTACCGTGGAGCCTCCTGTGACATCAACGACCACCACATCCTCTGGGCGCATCCGTAAG AGAGTGCTGGACCATGATGACTACCTGGATGATCTGGATGACGAAGACTTTGAGGATGAGACCCCCAAGAGGCGAGGGAAGAGCAAGTCCAAG GGCCGCAGTGACAAGAATGGCAAGAAGAAAACGGAGGCCGCAGCTGCAGCGCTGGAGGAAAGGGATAAACCTTACGCCTGCGACA tttgTGGGAAGCGCTACAAGAACCGTCCTGGCCTGAGCTACCACTATACACACTCTCACCTGGCAGAGGAGGAGGGCGAGGACCGCGAGGAGATCGAGGCACCACCCACTCCTCGCCAGCCTGAGGAGCAGAAGA CTACTAAGAAGGGTCCCAATGGGCTGGCACTGCCCAACGATTACTGTGACTTCTGTCTGGGAGATTCCACCCTAAACCAGAAGACCGGCCAATCAGAAGAGTTGGTATCCTGTTCAGACTGCGGTCGCTCAG GCCACCCAACGTGCCTGCAGTTCACACCAGTGATGATGGCTGCGGTGAAGACCTATCGCTGGCAGTGCATCGAGTGCAAATGCTGCAATGTTTGTGGCACCTCCGAGAATGAt gACCAGCTGCTGTTCTGTGATGACTGTGATCGAGGCTACCACATGTACTGTCTAACTCCACCCATGACTGAACCACCAGAGG GGAGCTGGAGCTGCCACCTGTGCCTGGCTCTGCTGAAGGACAAAGCCTCCATATACCAGCAAAACCAGAGCTCCGCCCCTGAGTGA
- the dpf2l gene encoding zinc finger protein ubi-d4 isoform X5, with translation MLSAQMKLGLVWCRPLGEQYYRDAMEQCHNYNARLCAERSILMPFLDSQTGVAQSNCYIWMEKRHRSAGVAPGQLYTYPARRWRKKRRSHPPEDPRLAFPPIKPADLELGLKRDALGAVDGSSLEALLKGEPLDRRSGVADVRGPEDDPATVEPPVTSTTTTSSGRIRKRVLDHDDYLDDLDDEDFEDETPKRRGKSKSKGRSDKNGKKKTEAAAAALEERDKPYACDTTKKGPNGLALPNDYCDFCLGDSTLNQKTGQSEELVSCSDCGRSGHPTCLQFTPVMMAAVKTYRWQCIECKCCNVCGTSENDDQLLFCDDCDRGYHMYCLTPPMTEPPEGSWSCHLCLALLKDKASIYQQNQSSAPE, from the exons ATGCTGAGTGCTCAAATGAAACTAGGCTTGGTTTGGTGTCGCCC GCTTGGAGAGCAGTATTACAGAGATGCCATGGAGCAGTGTCATAATTATAATGCTCGTCTGTGTGCCGAGCGCAGCATCCTTATGCCTTTCCTGGACTCTCAGACTGGTGTAGCCCAGTCAAACTGTTACATCTGGATGGAGAAGAGACACCGAAGTGCAG GCGTAGCTCCAGGGCAGCTCTACACCTACCCAGCCCGTCGCTGGAGAAAGAAACGGCGTTCTCATCCCCCTGAGGATCCCCGTCTGGCCTTTCCCCCAATCAAACCAG CAGACTTGGAGCTGGGTCTGAAGCGCGATGCCTTGGGAGCAGTGGATGGCAGCAGTTTGGAGGCCCTGCTGAAAGGAGAGCCCCTTGACAGGAGGAGCGGTGTGGCAGATGTTCGAGGCCCTGAGGATGATCCGGCTACCGTGGAGCCTCCTGTGACATCAACGACCACCACATCCTCTGGGCGCATCCGTAAG AGAGTGCTGGACCATGATGACTACCTGGATGATCTGGATGACGAAGACTTTGAGGATGAGACCCCCAAGAGGCGAGGGAAGAGCAAGTCCAAG GGCCGCAGTGACAAGAATGGCAAGAAGAAAACGGAGGCCGCAGCTGCAGCGCTGGAGGAAAGGGATAAACCTTACGCCTGCGACA CTACTAAGAAGGGTCCCAATGGGCTGGCACTGCCCAACGATTACTGTGACTTCTGTCTGGGAGATTCCACCCTAAACCAGAAGACCGGCCAATCAGAAGAGTTGGTATCCTGTTCAGACTGCGGTCGCTCAG GCCACCCAACGTGCCTGCAGTTCACACCAGTGATGATGGCTGCGGTGAAGACCTATCGCTGGCAGTGCATCGAGTGCAAATGCTGCAATGTTTGTGGCACCTCCGAGAATGAt gACCAGCTGCTGTTCTGTGATGACTGTGATCGAGGCTACCACATGTACTGTCTAACTCCACCCATGACTGAACCACCAGAGG GGAGCTGGAGCTGCCACCTGTGCCTGGCTCTGCTGAAGGACAAAGCCTCCATATACCAGCAAAACCAGAGCTCCGCCCCTGAGTGA